From Deinococcus planocerae, the proteins below share one genomic window:
- a CDS encoding ferric reductase-like transmembrane domain-containing protein codes for MTPASPDRGRLLNDVLGALLLTGLAGAWLLAYGQLASGPLAWLVLRATGLTAYVALTLSVVLGTLTASKFAPPWWPRAVSYGWHGLLSGFALAASAVHGAFLLVDGRFPQTLAGVLVPGRATFEPLPVGLGTVGLELLALVYASTLWRTRLSRRAWKALHLLAYPAFILATLHGLLLGSDPAMPLYAVGVTATLAATALRLLEARRAPSPARPHRG; via the coding sequence GTGACCCCCGCCTCACCGGACCGGGGGCGCCTCCTGAACGACGTGCTCGGCGCCCTGCTGCTCACGGGCCTCGCGGGAGCGTGGCTGCTCGCATACGGGCAGCTCGCGTCCGGGCCGCTGGCCTGGCTGGTGCTGCGGGCCACCGGCCTCACGGCGTACGTCGCCCTCACGCTGAGCGTGGTGCTGGGAACGCTCACCGCCTCGAAGTTCGCCCCGCCTTGGTGGCCGCGCGCCGTGAGCTACGGCTGGCACGGCCTGCTGTCCGGGTTCGCCCTCGCCGCGTCCGCCGTCCACGGGGCCTTCCTGCTGGTGGATGGCCGCTTCCCGCAGACGCTGGCAGGCGTGCTGGTGCCGGGGCGCGCGACCTTCGAGCCGCTTCCGGTCGGCCTGGGCACGGTGGGCCTGGAGCTGCTGGCCCTCGTCTACGCCTCGACGCTGTGGCGGACCCGGCTGTCCCGGCGGGCCTGGAAGGCGCTGCACCTGCTGGCGTACCCGGCCTTCATCCTCGCCACCCTCCACGGGCTGCTGCTCGGCAGCGACCCCGCGATGCCGCTGTACGCCGTGGGCGTGACGGCCACACTCGCCGCCACCGCCCTGCGCCTGCTGGAAGCGCGCCGGGCACCCTCGCCCGCCCGGCCTCACCGGGGGTAA
- a CDS encoding FAD:protein FMN transferase translates to MPALKAALLGTTVHLRGVGATRVLAEMRRLEALLTRFRASPLTRLNQSGVLEDPPAELTAALRHALRIARATRGLVTPTVLGALQQVGYGEPSPGRPLARGVPDARQVRVSAGSIHLAPGVGLDLGGTAKTWIASRASAGFEGEFVLDAGGDVLLAQRAPVSVSVAHPFGGPPLALDLPAGRWGVATSSVLTRVFPGGPHLIDPRTGRPLRSRLVQVTVAARQLTVAEVLTKLAFLDEAELGRLARRAVVLAYERSGRALLWGPGGFGPVRGAA, encoded by the coding sequence ATGCCCGCTCTGAAGGCGGCGCTGCTGGGCACCACCGTGCATCTGCGTGGCGTGGGCGCGACCCGCGTGCTCGCCGAGATGCGGCGGCTGGAAGCCCTGCTGACCCGCTTCCGCGCCTCCCCGCTCACCCGCCTGAACCAGAGCGGCGTGCTGGAGGACCCGCCCGCCGAGCTGACGGCGGCGCTGCGCCACGCGCTCAGGATCGCGCGCGCCACGCGCGGCCTGGTGACGCCCACCGTGCTGGGCGCCCTCCAGCAGGTGGGGTACGGCGAGCCCAGCCCGGGCCGGCCGCTGGCCCGCGGGGTGCCGGACGCCCGGCAGGTGCGGGTGAGCGCCGGGAGCATCCACCTGGCCCCCGGGGTCGGCCTCGACCTGGGCGGCACTGCCAAGACGTGGATTGCGTCGCGCGCCAGCGCCGGGTTCGAGGGCGAGTTCGTCCTCGACGCGGGTGGAGACGTGCTGCTCGCGCAGCGGGCGCCGGTCAGCGTGAGCGTCGCCCACCCCTTCGGCGGCCCGCCGCTGGCCCTCGACCTCCCGGCGGGCCGCTGGGGGGTGGCGACCAGCAGCGTGCTGACCCGGGTGTTTCCCGGAGGACCTCACCTGATCGATCCCCGCACGGGGCGCCCCCTGCGTTCACGCCTCGTGCAGGTCACGGTGGCGGCCCGGCAGCTCACGGTCGCCGAGGTCCTCACCAAGCTCGCGTTTCTGGACGAGGCCGAGCTGGGCCGCCTCGCCCGCCGGGCGGTGGTGCTGGCCTACGAGCGTTCGGGACGGGCGCTGCTCTGGGGCCCGGGCGGCTTCGGGCCCGTTCGGGGGGCGGCGTGA
- a CDS encoding VIT1/CCC1 transporter family protein — translation MPQTPHTEQHFTGSETVRDVVIGMSDGLTVPFALAAGLSGAITSSGLILVAGLAEVAAGSIAMGLGGYLAARSDAESYQSELAREQREVRELPERETQEVRDLFSGYGLAGDALEQATRAITSNPESWVRFMMREELGLEEPHPSRALRSALTIGGAYVLGGLVPLIPYAFRLPVTQALTVSVGLTLLALAVFGAVKGRFTGVNMLRSGAQTTLVGGLAAGAAYLIARAVSGLGVA, via the coding sequence ATGCCCCAGACCCCCCACACCGAGCAGCATTTCACCGGCTCCGAGACCGTGCGCGACGTAGTGATCGGCATGAGCGACGGCCTGACCGTGCCCTTCGCGCTGGCTGCTGGCCTGTCGGGCGCGATCACCAGCAGCGGCCTGATCCTGGTCGCGGGCCTGGCAGAGGTCGCGGCGGGCAGCATCGCCATGGGCCTGGGCGGCTACCTGGCGGCCCGCAGCGACGCGGAGTCCTACCAGAGCGAGCTGGCGCGCGAGCAGCGTGAGGTCCGCGAGCTGCCCGAGCGCGAGACGCAGGAGGTACGCGACCTGTTCAGCGGCTACGGCCTGGCCGGTGACGCGCTGGAGCAGGCCACCCGCGCCATCACGTCCAACCCCGAGAGCTGGGTGCGCTTCATGATGCGCGAGGAGCTGGGGCTGGAAGAACCCCACCCCTCGCGCGCCCTGCGCAGCGCCCTGACCATCGGCGGGGCCTACGTGCTGGGCGGGCTGGTGCCGCTGATCCCGTACGCCTTCCGGCTGCCGGTCACCCAGGCGCTGACGGTCTCGGTGGGGCTGACCCTGCTGGCGCTGGCGGTCTTCGGGGCGGTCAAGGGACGCTTCACGGGCGTCAACATGCTCAGGAGCGGCGCGCAGACCACCCTGGTCGGGGGGCTGGCGGCGGGCGCGGCCTACCTGATCGCCCGCGCGGTGTCGGGCCTGGGGGTGGCGTAG